A stretch of DNA from Hydra vulgaris chromosome 03, alternate assembly HydraT2T_AEP:
atttttgaaaacataatcATATTATAGTAGCTAGCTTTAAAGgaaaagtttcaatatttttaataaaaagttttttcacaatgatattttcagaaaacaaataaattaaaagattcattcaataagattttttaggataaatatactttgataaaaattattacatttatgacatattttatacaaaaccaACTATctatttttgatattgtttttatatttgtacaaACTTTTTTGTCTCTTCACTTctcacatattttatttttaacttttggcCAGATAAATTCAAACTAgaaaaatattcattcaatcgatctagaaataaatttgcaaaatcctgcaaacaattttttctgaaCTGACTTCTTGTTTCTTGTGTTAATCATCAATCACTGCACAAAATTGTCGATATAATTTAAGCACTTAACATCCTAGAATAAAATGCACCACAGTCTTTTAATTTAAGCAAAATCAACCGAGGTAAAAAAATCAGGATAATGATTGTAAAACCATTTTCTGCctcatctttatttttaatcaataggGATTTacctatgaaaaaaaaaattatttttattattatttaatcctatttttaattattatttttcctttagGACTATAAAGACATGTTTTgtaatgaaaactttaatttaaatccTTCCATTCTCCAGCCTTCTTGTTCCCATTTCTCATTGagatatttaattataaaaaatattacttttaaaccgaaaataaatcaataataaataaatcaaaataaatcaataaagttttaaagttaaattttctttctataacagttttaaactatgtttaaaattctttttcaaaataatttgaaaaattttgtgttataaattattaaataacactatataaaatatattttaaataaagttaaattagaaaattatactaattttcaatatcattaaacaaaacaaaaaatttaacagatatgaaataaaaataaaacccaaaaaaacccactgagccttgttttttctaaaaaacccgggtttttgccaaccctgacAGTTGCAACACAATTCCATTCTAAGtagatttgattaaaaaaacccACCTCTTCCACCTCAACTCTAGCTAAGTTCAACATCGCCTGACCTTCAAActccacaaaaaaaaatgttttacacaTTGATCTGTTAGTATGATTTCCGTAAGTCATCCCattgtaaaaaattagtttaaaggtaaaaaataaaattaaaaaaaagtttatacagcAGTAACATCTAGTTTAATCAGTTTAAAGTATccaaaaagaagtaaaaaatttaattttttttgtgaaaatgagCTTATGTAACGATGTTTGTGTTTTTGTGTCTAAATGTTTCATTTCTTTCTGTATTTGTGCctcctttttttgtttgtgttttagtAACTACGTATTTGtgtgtttctttgtttttttttactgagaAATTTATACTGAGGCTTGTATATGAGAATGTATAATCAGGTTCTAAAACAATATAACagtcagcaaaaaattattcatagcctaatataaaataagcaCTTTGATTATGCAGTTTAATTGAAGATTGGAGTGTTTATTAAACTAGCATATGTATTGCTATATAAGGaattacaatattttgtaatataacaaaaatattgtatttgtttttgaaaaaaaaaaggaaatataaCTTTGATCATATTCAGATAAGTTgtttaacaaaacttataaaatattttaaagataattataaaatttaatttaaaaaaagaggaaaaatagataagaaaaaaaaaagaggaaaaatttaataataaataacaaaaaaaaaaagaagaaagtatTGTagattttgttaactttaactTCTTGCTTTGTTTTGAACTTATttcatgtatttttaatttttaaacctatttcaagtattgatttcttttttttataggaagtttatttaaagtgtgaaaataaaaaaagttttaattcaaaaaataaattttttaaattagtatttttatactttttaaaaagttattttcaaatagATAATTAGTTTAAAAGACAACGACAGCCTGGCAGCCATGTTTGCTGTGCAAATGAACGCTGATCTCTTAATCATCCTTTCAGATGTTGATGGTATTTATACAGGGCCACCAGGTGAAGAAGGTTCATCTCTGTTAAGTGTCTATCGTCCAAGTGATAAAAATCTTGTTCGATATAGTCAAGTAAAATCCAGAGTAGGTACTGGAGGGATGGAGTCCAAGGCAAGccagatttttaacttaaagcaacaaataatttgttttttgcaaactttaaataacttatgttttaaaaagcgaaaatacttttaaataatgtttcttATTATAGGTTGAAGCTGCGTCATTTGCTCTTGACAGAGGAGTGTCTGTTGTTATTGCAAATGGTGTTTTTAAAGATACAACTATTATTACTGATATATTAGatggtaaaaaaattggaacCTTTTTCACAGATGCTGAAAATGAAGGACCAACATCAGAGGAACAAGCCcttaaaggtttttattttcttaaacctgtagtttctttttgtggaattttaaaaaagtatttataattacttttaacttttaaatttatttatttactttttttaatttacttttttagcaAGAAATTGTAGTCGGGCTTTGCAAAATTTGACTCCTCATCAGCGCGCTGAAATAATCTTTCGTCTTTCTGAATTACTTATTGAAAGGCAGACAGAAATACTAGATGTGAATCAAATTGATCTTAATGCTGCAAAAAAGGCAGATAATTTAAGTGCATCTATGATTTCACGACTTGCTTTAACACCAtcaaaacttaaagttttatctgaaggATTACGTCAGATTGCTAATAACTCATATGATTTACTTGGAAGAACATTAAAAGCCACCCAAGTTGCAGAAGATTTAGAGTTAAGGCAAATAACAGTTCCTATAGGTGTTGTGATGGTTATATTTGAATCAAGACCTGATGCTCTACCTCAGGTAAACTCAGTTCATTAAATAATCGTTTTTAAACTAGTAATGTTTTTGATTGTATAAAGTAAGCAAGttgtttcataatattttttgtttttgttgatagttagtttcataaagttttgttgttgttttagatCAGTTTTATAATGCTAATTTTAGGTAGCTGCTCTCTCAATAGCTAGTGGTAATGGATTATTGTTAAAAGGTGGTAAAGAAGCATCTCATACTAACAAGTATTTACATTCACTTGTTCAAGAAGCTCTCCAAGTTCACAAAACAAATGGATATGTAGATGCTGTCGcattggttaattttttttttcttacatatacagatacatacacatacatattacatatacatacatatatagattttctcttacataaaatttataaataataaataaatgtaagtttacaaaataatttagtttacaaacgtaaattatgaaaatgtaaaataaaatagtttacaaatgtaagcaaataaatatcacaaaagtataaaataaaatagtaaacataaaCTTACTAATAAATTCAggaaaacattataataaacctatcaaaataatttattttagttgttacagcagtattttataaacattgttaCTTAGATCGATGGTAGAGATGAAGTGGCAGATTTGTTGCGAATGAAAGATGTTGTTGATTTAGTTATACCACGTGGTTCCTCAAACATGATTGCAAGCATTAAAGAGATGAGTAAAGATATTCCAGTTTTAGGTCATGCAGAAGGAATTTGTCATGTCTATGTTGACAAAGAAGCTGATATTGATATGGCACTGAAAATTGGTAGATTTCTTcactattttgtttaaaaaatagtttattttatttggtcTCTTATTTTACGattatgtttattgtttttttgttgtttttttttagtcattgaTTCAAAATGTGATTATCCTGCTGCATGCAATGCTATGGAAACATTACTTGTTCATGAGAATTTATTGCGAACAAAAGCATTTGATGTATTGCTAGATGGGCTCAAGAACAATGgggttaaaaatatatttgattttttagtttttttttactttatatttttagttgaaTTCAGAAACTCCttttcctaaataaaaaaaactaaatatgtggttttagttttattagaacATTTATGGtatttatgatataaatattatttttggtaTAACATAGATgacatttttccaaaaattcaagcaatactgaaattatttttcagaattttttattactaggttttaaaaaaccatGTGAAAAATTCTAAGTAATACAAATtaattgagtttaaataattgttcacagtttaaacaaaaaatcatattttaacaaacaaaaaagcaaaaaatattttattaaattgagtttttttttatctctatttgCTCCTACCTTTATAGTACCAAAGAAAAGTTCATAAAATTCAAATCATCTAAGATATAAAgcaatttattattatctttaggTAACTGTTCATGCTGGTCCACGTTTATGCAGAGCACTGCCATTTGGTCCAGTACCTGCTAAATCATTAAATGTAGAATACAATCAACTAGAGTGTGCCATGGAGCTTGTTGATGGAGTTGATGATGCTGTAAGGCATATACATGAATATGGAAGCTCTCATACAGATGCTATTGTGACTGAAAACAGTATATTTTATCagcttttgttttaattttatggaAAGTTAAatctacttttatatttttggtatAATATAAATTGCTTGATACAACTTGCTTttaaactaaattgtttttttttaagatatatattaaattgtttgtttttattttttgcatctgTAGAAGAATCTgctgaaagatttttaaaaaatgttgacagTGCATGTGTTTTTCATAATACAAGTACTCGTTTTGCTGATGGTTATCGCTTTGGTTTAGGTAAGCTTTAATGATTACATACAGTATATTATATACTGTATGTAAATGTGTAAATGCTCTCTCActctcactctctctctctctctctctctctctctatatatatatatatatatatatatatatatatatacacacacacaaatatctatatatataaatatatatatatatataatatatatatatgtataatatatatatatatatatatatatatatatatatatatatatatatatatatatatatatatatatatatatatatatatatatatatatatattatacatatatatatcaacttgtttctccgcgcagcggccttgttcgtcaaggttcgtgtttcagagttatagagttgagagagggttataaccacaattaagtagcctcctcatctgtagtggccttctaggccttggggaggtgaaataacaaaaaaaaaatatatatatatatatatgtatgtatatacagcTGCGGACAAAACTACGTGAACGAttgcaaatagttttttttaatggaattttCAATgtcttaaaataagtttatagtTTAATACTATATATGGTTGGATAGAGCGTTTTTTGCCCTATAAGACTGTGTAAAGTGTATTctctaataatttgtttaaaattaaacatatctAAATGTTCAAAAAGCATCAAATATTTTGCGCGACAAAA
This window harbors:
- the LOC100200273 gene encoding delta-1-pyrroline-5-carboxylate synthase isoform X4 — its product is MTMLIRGIGLKKAYTNFCFYATRYASNVSSSGKYPPMQVIKSASPIHFRNQLKQCKRIVVKLGSAVITRDDECGVALGRLASIVEQVSELQNAGKQMMIVTSGAVAFGKLKLRSELSMQQTMRDSLRLNGRRGGLLDSRACAAVGQSGLVSLYEEMFNQYGVTVAQVLVTKPDFQNDRNRENLQTTIEELIHMHCIPIVNANDVVAPQPSPDVDLSGIISLKDNDSLAAMFAVQMNADLLIILSDVDGIYTGPPGEEGSSLLSVYRPSDKNLVRYSQVKSRVGTGGMESKVEAASFALDRGVSVVIANGVFKDTTIITDILDGKKIGTFFTDAENEGPTSEEQALKARNCSRALQNLTPHQRAEIIFRLSELLIERQTEILDVNQIDLNAAKKADNLSASMISRLALTPSKLKVLSEGLRQIANNSYDLLGRTLKATQVAEDLELRQITVPIGVVMVIFESRPDALPQVAALSIASGNGLLLKGGKEASHTNKYLHSLVQEALQVHKTNGYVDAVALIDGRDEVADLLRMKDVVDLVIPRGSSNMIASIKEMSKDIPVLGHAEGICHVYVDKEADIDMALKIVIDSKCDYPAACNAMETLLVHENLLRTKAFDVLLDGLKNNGVTVHAGPRLCRALPFGPVPAKSLNVEYNQLECAMELVDGVDDAVRHIHEYGSSHTDAIVTENKESAERFLKNVDSACVFHNTSTRFADGYRFGLGAEVGISTGRIHARGPVGVEGLLTTKWVLRGKGHVVSDFSDGGKRKYLHQPKDVERDV
- the LOC100200273 gene encoding delta-1-pyrroline-5-carboxylate synthase isoform X3 encodes the protein MTMLIRGIGLKKAYTNFCFYATRYASNVSSSGKYPPMQVIKSASPIHFRNQLKQCKRIVVKLGSAVITRDDECGVALGRLASIVEQVSELQNAGKQMMIVTSGAVAFGKLKLRSELSMQQTMRDSLRLNGRRGGLLDSRACAAVGQSGLVSLYEEMFNQYGVTVAQVLVTKPDFQNDRNRENLQTTIEELIHMHCIPIVNANDVVAPQPSPDVDLSGLTSRERTIISLKDNDSLAAMFAVQMNADLLIILSDVDGIYTGPPGEEGSSLLSVYRPSDKNLVRYSQVKSRVGTGGMESKVEAASFALDRGVSVVIANGVFKDTTIITDILDGKKIGTFFTDAENEGPTSEEQALKARNCSRALQNLTPHQRAEIIFRLSELLIERQTEILDVNQIDLNAAKKADNLSASMISRLALTPSKLKVLSEGLRQIANNSYDLLGRTLKATQVAEDLELRQITVPIGVVMVIFESRPDALPQVAALSIASGNGLLLKGGKEASHTNKYLHSLVQEALQVHKTNGYVDAVALIDGRDEVADLLRMKDVVDLVIPRGSSNMIASIKEMSKDIPVLGHAEGICHVYVDKEADIDMALKIVIDSKCDYPAACNAMETLLVHENLLRTKAFDVLLDGLKNNGVTVHAGPRLCRALPFGPVPAKSLNVEYNQLECAMELVDGVDDAVRHIHEYGSSHTDAIVTENKESAERFLKNVDSACVFHNTSTRFADGYRFGLGAEVGISTGRIHARGPVGVEGLLTTKWVLRGKGHVVSDFSDGGKRKYLHQPKDVERDV